The following nucleotide sequence is from Pueribacillus theae.
TTAGTTTCTGCTACTGGAGGGTCGGATCCAAACCAATTTGAGATCGCGGGCAAAGATGTTTGGGAAGGAACGATTAGTTCGACGAATATCTCGCTTGATACGGCCTCTTTATCTGGTTACGAAGAGTATGCCAATCAGATCAAGAAAGACTTTGGCGAGCAAGATATAGGAGATCTTTCCGAAACGGGGTGGGCTGTTGGACAAATTTTTGTTGAAGCAGTAAAACGAGCAGGAGAAGATTTAACGTGGGAAAACTTAATCAAACAGTTGGAAACATTCGACAACTGGGATGGCTCGTTATATCCTGCTGTGACATATACACCTGAGCATAGATATGGCAATACGACCTTGTTTTTATTTGAGGCAGAAGATGGTGAACGAAAGGTATTGCATAAAATGCATTATGATTTAAAGACAGAAAAAGTAACATATGATGATTAAAACAGTTATAGCAGAAATGAAATAGACGGAAAAAATATATGATATAAGAGTTAGCAGATTGCTTTTTTAAAAAGGCAATCTGCCTATTATTTTTAATTGATGAAAAATTTCATCAAATTTAAAGGGTTTCGAAACTTTATATCGAAATAATTATCGAACATCATTTGCTAAGAGGGGAGAACAATGGGAAATAGTGAATCCATTTTTTTAAGAAGTGTAAATCAAAAATCTTTAGAAGAAACCCGACAGTTAAATAAAATTCTAAGATTGATTATTGATTCAAGTTACGACGCAATTTTTGTGGCGGACGAAAATGCTGTAGGGATTATTATGAACGAAGCGTATACAAGAATAACAGGCGTTACGCCCGAAGAATTAATTGGAAAGAATATGCAGGAGCTCGTTGATCAAGGAATCATATCAGAATCGGTTACGTTAAAAGTCTTAAAAGAAAAACGATTAGTAACGATTGTACAAAATGTGAAGGGAACAGAATTACTAGTAACAGGAAGTCCAATTTATGATGAAAATGGAAAAATTACCCACGTCGTTTCAAATTTGCGTGATATTTCTGATCTTAACAGATTAAAGTCAGAGCTGTACGAAACGAAGGTTCTAACCAAAAAATATTTGGATGAAATTGAGGATTTTAAACAAAAAGAAGGAGCTAGGTTATTGCTTGACGGCGTCATCGCGCAAAGCAAAGAAATGATGCAAGTGCTGCATTTGGCAAAGAAAGTTTCTCAAGTCGATTCAACCGTTTTGCTTCAAGGTGAATCAGGGGTTGGAAAAGAAATCTTTGCCAATATGATCCATTTGAACAGCAAACGATCTGATAAACCTTATATTAAAGTGAATTGTGCTGCTATCCCAGAAAAGTTGTTAGAATCCGAGTTGTTTGGTTATGAAAAAGGTGCCTTTACTGGAGCGGATCGGCAAGGCAAACCCGGCTACTTCGAACAAGCGGAAGGAGGAACACTTTTTCTTGATGAAATTGGTGAAATGCCCCTTGATTTACAAGTAAAATTACTTAGAGTTTTGCAAGAATATGAAGTCATGAGAATCGGTGGAACAAAAACAATAAAAGTTAATGTAAGAATCATATCCGCTTCAAACAGAAATTTAGAAGAATTAGTTGAAAAGGGAGAGTTTCGAAAAGACTTGTTTTACCGTTTAAATATCGTACCGATTAAGATCCCGCCACTTCGTGAAAGAAAGGCGGACATTCCACCGCTCGCTTTTTATTTTTTAAATAAAACAAACGAAAAATACGATATGAACAAGCATTTTCATATCGATGTCATTCATCGTTTTGAAGCATACGAGTGGCCTGGCAATATTCGGGAAATGGAAAATTTGATTGAAAGGCTCGTTGTCACTTCAGATAGTGAAGAAATTACTGTAAACGACTTACCGGGTATTTTCAATTTACATAGTGAAAATAGAATAAAAGAAAAAACGTTAAAAGAATTGATAGAAGAAGTAGAAAGAAAAGCGATTATTGAAGCGATGCTTGAACACAAAACGACACGGAAGGCAGCCGCAAAACTAGGGATCAGTCAATCCACGCTTGTTAAAAAGATGCAGAGATTAAAAATTATCATTTGATTCAAAAAGGAATCAAATGATTCTAAAAATAATCAAAAAAGGGGCTTTTCATTTAAGTAAATGTGTTATAATTCATAAAAACAATTGAATTTTCACTAAATATCAACGATTTTTACTAAATAAATCTTTTGGTATGATTTTTGCATTATTATATTACCGAACATAAATAAAGATGGCCGGGGGGTGTTTTTTTGAATTTTCCAACCTTCGCTTTAAATGAAAAGGTTGCCCTAATTACGGGCGGGAGCAAAGGAATTGGGTTTGGCATGGCCGTGGCATTAGGAGAATACGGTGCCAAGGTTGTCATTGCGAGTAGAGGATTACAAGATTTAGAGAAAGCGAAAGAGCAGCTTGAAGGTCGGCAAATTGATGTGAAAATCTTTCAAGTTGACGTAACAAAAAAGGAACAAGTGGAAGAGCTTGTCCAAAATATCGTAAAGGAATACGGCAAGCTTGATATTCTCGTAAATAATGCTGGCATGAATATTCGAAAACCACTCGTTGAGGTGGAAGAAGCAGACTGGGATCAAGTGATTACAACAAATCTAAAAGGGATCTTTCTTATGGGACAAGCAGCCGCGAAACAAATGATTAAACAAAAATCAGGAAAAATCATTAACATTTCCTCGATTTTGGGTTCAATTGGATTTTCGATGCAAACGAGTTATGCAGCAAGCAAAGGCGGAATCAACCAATTAACAAAAGTCTGGGCAGATGAACTGGCGCCTCATGGCATTACAGTCAATGCCATTGGACCGGCTTACATTAAAACACCTATGACAGAAGAATGGCTTGCAGATGAAAGCCGCTACAGTGAAATCGTTAATAATACAATGCTAAAACGGGTAGGGAATTTGGAAGATTTGGCAGGCCCTGTTGTCTTTTTTGCGTCAGAGGCATCTAATTATGTAACAGGACAGGTATTAAATGTCGATGGAGGCTGGACAGCAAAATAACGTTGGAGTGAGGGGAGAGCGTTTGGTAAAAAAACAAATAGTTTTTGGCCGCGAAGTGAAAGTGTTCGCAGATAGGCCAAAAACAATAACTGAAATGTTAAACAATTCTGCTGCTAAATTTCCAGATAAAGAAGCAGTCGTATCAGATAAAATTCGAATGACTTATAAAGAAGCAAAAGAGAGAATCGATACCATTTCAGCTAATTTACAAACACAATTTCATTTGAAAAAAGGCGATCGAATCGCTTTACTTCTCAATAATTGTATAGAGTTTTTCTTAATGGTTTTCGCAAGCGCACAATTGGGGGCGATTGTTGTTCCGCTGAATACGAAGCTGAAAGAAAAAGAATTGACATTTATGCTTCTCCATTCAGGCACAAAATTACTCGTTAGTGAAAGCGATTTCAAAGGAAAGGTGGATAGTATTTTTTCAAAAGCGAAACTACCAGATTTAAAGCAGGTGTTTTTCGTAAATCATGAGGATTCAAAAGATACCAAATACCTTCCTTTCTCAGTTTTAGAAAAGAGCACCCCATTCAAAAATAGTGTTCAAGTAGATGAAACAGATCCGCTTTTTATCGTTTACACATCGGGAACAACCGGCACCCCGAAAGGAGCGATTGGCAGTCATATCGGTGTCATTCACAGTGCGATGAATTATGAAAAAATACTTGGAACCAACGAAGAAACAAAAACGTTAATAGCCGTTCCATTATTTCACGTAACAGGATTAATAGGACAAATGCTGCACATTGTTCTTGTCGGAGGAACATCAGTTATCATGCCGCGTTATCAAACGGAATCTTATATTCAAACCGCGGCAGAAGAAAAAGTGACATTCCTTTTTAACGTTCCAACTATTTATATCATGATGATGTCACACAAGTTATTTAGACA
It contains:
- a CDS encoding sigma-54 interaction domain-containing protein, producing the protein MGNSESIFLRSVNQKSLEETRQLNKILRLIIDSSYDAIFVADENAVGIIMNEAYTRITGVTPEELIGKNMQELVDQGIISESVTLKVLKEKRLVTIVQNVKGTELLVTGSPIYDENGKITHVVSNLRDISDLNRLKSELYETKVLTKKYLDEIEDFKQKEGARLLLDGVIAQSKEMMQVLHLAKKVSQVDSTVLLQGESGVGKEIFANMIHLNSKRSDKPYIKVNCAAIPEKLLESELFGYEKGAFTGADRQGKPGYFEQAEGGTLFLDEIGEMPLDLQVKLLRVLQEYEVMRIGGTKTIKVNVRIISASNRNLEELVEKGEFRKDLFYRLNIVPIKIPPLRERKADIPPLAFYFLNKTNEKYDMNKHFHIDVIHRFEAYEWPGNIREMENLIERLVVTSDSEEITVNDLPGIFNLHSENRIKEKTLKELIEEVERKAIIEAMLEHKTTRKAAAKLGISQSTLVKKMQRLKIII
- a CDS encoding SDR family NAD(P)-dependent oxidoreductase, with the protein product MNFPTFALNEKVALITGGSKGIGFGMAVALGEYGAKVVIASRGLQDLEKAKEQLEGRQIDVKIFQVDVTKKEQVEELVQNIVKEYGKLDILVNNAGMNIRKPLVEVEEADWDQVITTNLKGIFLMGQAAAKQMIKQKSGKIINISSILGSIGFSMQTSYAASKGGINQLTKVWADELAPHGITVNAIGPAYIKTPMTEEWLADESRYSEIVNNTMLKRVGNLEDLAGPVVFFASEASNYVTGQVLNVDGGWTAK
- a CDS encoding class I adenylate-forming enzyme family protein is translated as MVKKQIVFGREVKVFADRPKTITEMLNNSAAKFPDKEAVVSDKIRMTYKEAKERIDTISANLQTQFHLKKGDRIALLLNNCIEFFLMVFASAQLGAIVVPLNTKLKEKELTFMLLHSGTKLLVSESDFKGKVDSIFSKAKLPDLKQVFFVNHEDSKDTKYLPFSVLEKSTPFKNSVQVDETDPLFIVYTSGTTGTPKGAIGSHIGVIHSAMNYEKILGTNEETKTLIAVPLFHVTGLIGQMLHIVLVGGTSVIMPRYQTESYIQTAAEEKVTFLFNVPTIYIMMMSHKLFRQYDFSSVKTIAYGGAPMSYETIYQLRKSFSNASLQNAYGATETSSPTTIMPASYPDSKIESVGLPVPVADLKIVNEDLEECGPNEVGELLIKGPMVVEGYWDNDEANRTAFIDGYWISGDMARMDEEGFVYIMDRKKDMINRGGEKIFSVEVENALYNHPSVLEAAVVGVPDPVYGEQVKAFIVKKEGTEVSAEELKSFLSERLARYKIPKEIDFISELPRNPGGKVLKNILTNQ